A single window of Malus sylvestris chromosome 5, drMalSylv7.2, whole genome shotgun sequence DNA harbors:
- the LOC126624055 gene encoding F-box protein SKIP22-like encodes MKLRLRLIETKETIRVEVPDLCSLHHLKQTVSQLISAAPSSLRLSLNRRDELHAPSPHDPLRSLGITSGDLVFYTLDPSSQALASPLHPISHSSAESPNRTEPQCSNFLNSETLIDEGAVLADLIAEEQRSGGSNSETLVVSGAECMDIDDPSDGLGLKKYSVPFFLKRVLREELGDDHSNHKLLVIAVHAVLLESGFVGFDSISGMLANQRTGSTISLSYTLPEILRNRGNTGKEVERVVLKFQNLGHFVNVYGSLANGGSSPYQVCLDKNRFAPTIEFVYGTQNVNDRDGFVLELSKIVKDGITFPLLIDLCAKAGLPAPPSLMRLPPELKMKILEPLAGVDIAKVGCVSKELQNLGNNDELWKQKYAEEFGNGSGGEGTGGEGTVTNWKFRFVGNWETRKQQMKAVVRWRSFERPYFNRIRRDPNPFVPPRIGGIIGGDYDRFPLFGAIDPTGQAHPLLQQPRRSGMRRNFSPNCDLGGFNI; translated from the coding sequence ATGAAACTGAGATTGCGATTGATAGAAACCAAAGAGACCATCCGAGTGGAGGTCCCCGATCTCTGCTCTCTCCACCACCTCAAACAAACCGTCTCCCAACTAATCTCCGCCGCTCCTTCCTCCCTCCGCCTCTCCCTCAACCGCCGCGACGAGCTCCATGCGCCATCCCCTCACGACCCCCTCCGCTCCCTCGGCATCACCTCCGGCGACCTTGTCTTCTACACTCTCGACCCCTCCTCCCAAGCCCTGGCTTCGCCTCTCCATCCAATTTCTCATTCGTCCGCAGAATCCCCAAATCGAACTGAGCCCCAGTGTTCGAATTTCCTAAACTCCGAAACCCTAATTGACGAAGGGGCTGTTTTGGCCGATTTAATTGCTGAAGAACAGAGGTCTGGAGGTTCGAATTCTGAAACCCTAGTGGTTTCTGGTGCCGAATGTATGGATATTGATGACCCGTCTGATGGGCTAGGGTTGAAGAAATACTCGGTTCCATTTTTCTTGAAGAGGGTACTGAGGGAAGAGTTGGGAGACGACCATAGCAATCACAAGCTATTGGTGATTGCTGTACATGCTGTGCTCTTAGAGTCTGGTTTCGTTGGCTTCGATTCGATTTCGGGTATGCTGGCCAATCAAAGGACGGGTTCAACGATTTCGCTTTCGTATACTCTGCCTGAGATATTGCGAAATCGGGGCAATACTGGTAAAGAGGTTGAAAGGGTTGTGTTGAAGTTTCAGAATTTGGGGCATTTTGTGAATGTTTATGGGTCTTTGGCAAATGGCGGTTCTTCGCCCTATCAGGTCTGTTTGGACAAAAACAGATTTGCCCCAACGATTGAATTCGTTTATGGAACCCAAAATGTCAATGACAGAGATGGGTTCGTTTTAGAGTTATCGAAGATTGTGAAAGATGGGATCACATTCCCATTGCTGATTGATCTTTGCGCAAAGGCTGGTTTGCCTGCACCACCGAGCCTTATGCGCCTTCCACCGGAGCTCAAAATGAAGATTCTGGAGCCACTGGCTGGTGTTGACATTGCCAAGGTGGGTTGTGTTAGTAAGGAGCTGCAAAATCTTGGTAATAATGATGAGTTGTGGAAGCAGAAGTACGCTGAGGAGTTCGGTAATGGTAGTGGAGGAGAAGGAACTGGAGGTGAAGGAACAGTGACTAACTGGAAGTTTAGATTTGTTGGAAATTGGGAGACTAGGAAGCAACAAATGAAAGCAGTAGTGAGGTGGAGATCATTTGAGAGGCCTTATTTCAACCGTATCAGGAGGGACCCTAACCCATTTGTACCTCCAAGGATTGGTGGAATAATTGGTGGAGATTATGACCGCTTTCCACTCTTTGGTGCAATTGATCCTACTGGACAAGCACACCCTCTTCTACAACAACCCCGAAGATCTGGTATGCGGCGTAATTTTTCACCCAATTGCGATCTGGGAGGGTTCAATATCTGA